In Paraburkholderia phenazinium, the following are encoded in one genomic region:
- a CDS encoding cytochrome C oxidase subunit II yields MATPSPDHPTGGHAVALRAERRWAIFAAGLILLMLVVIVFSGLHWAMMPPSRVETVDPARLQLSGEFVEDNLGSAVEADGSVVVRFVAQQYSFTPQCLLVPTDTPVTFRTTSADVVHGLLVTDTNINTMVVPGYISTLATSFAHPGDHLMPCHEFCGFGHQTMWAHVKVIDKAAFFEQARQSRRLSCVSR; encoded by the coding sequence ATGGCGACGCCCTCCCCTGACCATCCCACCGGCGGCCACGCGGTTGCCCTGCGCGCCGAACGGCGCTGGGCGATCTTCGCAGCGGGCCTGATCCTGCTGATGCTGGTCGTGATCGTGTTCTCCGGCCTGCATTGGGCCATGATGCCGCCCTCGCGCGTCGAGACGGTCGATCCGGCACGTCTGCAGTTATCCGGCGAATTCGTCGAAGACAACCTCGGCTCCGCCGTCGAAGCGGACGGCTCGGTCGTGGTGCGCTTCGTCGCGCAGCAATACTCGTTCACGCCGCAATGCCTGCTGGTCCCCACCGATACGCCGGTCACCTTCCGCACCACCAGCGCAGACGTCGTGCATGGGCTGCTGGTCACGGACACCAATATCAACACGATGGTCGTACCGGGCTACATCTCGACGCTCGCCACGAGCTTCGCGCATCCCGGCGACCATCTGATGCCGTGCCACGAATTCTGCGGCTTCGGCCATCAGACCATGTGGGCGCACGTAAAGGTGATCGACAAGGCTGCGTTCTTCGAGCAGGCACGACAATCAAGGAGGCTGAGCTGTGTTTCTCGCTAA
- a CDS encoding c-type cytochrome: MKPITFRLAFALALALAAALWPLTPTAFAATAAEADASAATATTAGAAPDTRPDIVKRGEYLARAGDCIACHTAPRGKMFGGGLAMDTPFGTLYSPNISPDAQYGIGAWSADAFFHMMRTGRTPDGKLLYPAMPIAQYTKVTREDSDAIFAYLQSVPPVREASRPQALKFPFNQRKLLLGWRTLYFREGEYQPDPTRSVEWNRGAYLVEGLGHCTLCHTKINLLGGSSQRDQFAGGLIPVQNWYAPSLTSDKDGGLGDWSVKDIVDLLQAGISDRGAVYGPMAEVTYHSLQYMSDADIRAMAAYLKTLPDNDPGRKAGPSAPTHTRVFELGGQIYAGKCALCHGQNGEGQVQHYPPLARNQSIEMNSAVNPIRIVLNGGFPPGTQRNPEPYGMPPFGQELSDTDAAAVVTYIRTAWGNHGSPVTEREVNELRKAPLH, translated from the coding sequence ATGAAGCCGATCACGTTTCGTCTCGCGTTTGCGCTGGCACTGGCACTGGCCGCCGCACTTTGGCCATTGACGCCCACTGCGTTCGCCGCGACCGCCGCAGAAGCCGACGCCAGCGCGGCAACAGCAACAACGGCAGGCGCCGCCCCCGACACCCGCCCCGACATCGTCAAGCGCGGCGAATACCTCGCGCGCGCCGGCGACTGCATTGCGTGCCACACCGCGCCGCGCGGCAAGATGTTCGGCGGCGGCCTCGCCATGGACACGCCGTTCGGCACGCTCTACTCGCCGAACATCAGCCCGGATGCGCAGTACGGCATCGGCGCATGGAGTGCGGATGCGTTCTTTCACATGATGCGCACCGGCCGCACGCCGGACGGCAAGCTGCTCTACCCGGCCATGCCGATTGCGCAATACACCAAGGTCACGCGCGAGGACTCCGACGCGATCTTCGCCTATCTGCAGTCGGTGCCGCCGGTGCGCGAAGCGAGCCGCCCGCAGGCGCTGAAGTTCCCCTTCAACCAGCGCAAGCTGCTGCTCGGCTGGCGCACGCTGTATTTCCGCGAAGGCGAATACCAGCCGGACCCGACGCGCTCGGTCGAATGGAATCGCGGTGCGTATCTGGTGGAAGGGCTCGGCCACTGCACCTTGTGCCATACCAAGATCAATCTGCTCGGCGGCTCGTCGCAGCGCGACCAGTTCGCGGGCGGCCTGATTCCGGTGCAGAACTGGTACGCGCCGTCGCTCACCTCGGACAAGGACGGCGGCCTCGGCGACTGGAGCGTGAAGGACATCGTCGATCTGCTGCAGGCCGGCATCTCCGATCGCGGTGCCGTCTACGGCCCGATGGCCGAGGTCACCTATCACAGCCTGCAGTACATGAGCGACGCCGACATCAGGGCGATGGCCGCTTATCTGAAGACGCTGCCGGACAACGACCCCGGCCGCAAGGCGGGACCGTCCGCGCCGACCCATACCCGAGTGTTCGAACTCGGCGGCCAGATCTATGCGGGCAAATGCGCGCTGTGTCACGGGCAGAACGGCGAAGGTCAGGTGCAGCATTACCCGCCGCTCGCGCGCAACCAGTCCATTGAAATGAATTCGGCCGTCAACCCGATCCGAATCGTCCTGAACGGCGGCTTCCCGCCAGGGACGCAGCGCAATCCCGAACCGTATGGCATGCCGCCCTTCGGCCAGGAATTGAGCGACACGGACGCGGCCGCCGTGGTGACCTACATCCGCACCGCCTGGGGCAATCATGGCTCGCCCGTGACGGAGCGCGAGGTCAACGAACTGCGCAAGGCGCCGTTGCATTGA